The nucleotide window AGTTGTTGTATCCACTATACGACTCAATCTATCCTCCATAAGAGTCATCCTACTCTCGATACGACTAAACCTATCCTCCATCCTAGCCTCAAATCCAGTAAGTCGagctaagataagatttcccTATCGAGCCAATGCAGCATCAAAGTGATGAATGAAGAAATCTGATCCGATGGTAGGAGGATCATCTGATATCTGTTCGGTGGTAGAGGGCATAGGCAAGGGATCCAATGATATGTGCTCAGTGGTAGGGGGTCTAAGCACGAGATCCGATGATATGTGCTCCTCGATAGGGTCACTAATCGGGCATGTGGGAGGAGGTTGAACACAAGTATCAACAGGATGAAGGGCAACGATCGGAGAACTAACGTCACGAGGACTCGATGGTGCATCTCCTGACGCTGAAGGAGATCGACTATCCGACACCCCTGTATATCGAACAATATCCTCATACCACTCCGTATCTCTCTCAACCGGAGATAAATGtaatggaaaattaacatcatcctacaaaatatttattttcaatattcattattaaCATATCTAGAGTATAtgttaatacttaataaattagtacttactgaatctccagtgaagatagcTGAGATAGAATTCCATCCCGGAATGTCCTTCGTGTGTCATCTCAACATCCGGGTGGCTCCCACATATGACGACATATCTATCTATCGAAATAAAGAGTCCAGCGTCTCGTAAatccaaaactgtaatatcaatatatatcgattattgtatatatttacaatcatattaaaataattttattttaaactttcattttttgtttgaattaataaatatcataattatctGAAACGCTACTGGAAATCTCATGATACCATACTGCTTAAgctgatttttttctttctttttcggaccaaaatccatagaaattcaggagatgttatcgcatatagagcgatatgtcatctgccatactcgtactccccacgggtatgcattaaacccatccagatgatcagctaattgtaatatcttctggagaattgttttcctcaagtcactccctaacaaccccatgtgaagataaaataatagtgCTAACTTAACTGCATCAATGTCATCCTCCCCCCACAACCTCTGCTGGAAAACACGACTCAGATCAGCATATGTAACTAGGGCTgaattcgagccgagctcagctcacagccagctcgggctcgactcGGCTCGCTTTATTTAGGGGTGGCTCGAGTTctgctcgagctcgactcgactcAAGTTTAGCTCGTTTTTGGCTTGGCTCGGtttgtttttcatatcaaaacgacatcgttttatgtatatatatggatcaaaacgacatcgttttgtataaaaaaaattttaaaatttaaaaaaaaaatctgccctgccaagccgagccagctcgagctcgatcgagccgaacAGAGCCGAGCCAGAACTCGAgctagctcggctcgaatccagccctatatgtaactgatttacacccgtgaaaatagggctggattcgagccgagccgagctcgggctcgaCTCGACTTTTTAAGggtcggctcgagttcggctcgagctcgactcgagtcgaattcggctcgttttcagttcggctTGGTAacggctcagctcggctcgtttattatatcaaaacgacaccattttgtatatatatatggatcaaaacgacaccattttgtataaaaaaaattttaaaaaaatataccgagtcaacccgagccagctcgggctcggctcgagctcgatcgagccgagctgagcccggctcgtttcgggctcgaatcgagccgagccgagctcgagctcgagccggctcgagcccggctcgtttcgggctcgaatcgagccgagccgagctcgagctcgagccggctcggctcgaatccagccctacgtgaaaatatgtttggaggatccgatctgtggccttcgatggaatgtagaggtcgatatctaccaaatgactgaatcgaaggcctatcataatagcaaactcatatgcactgaatctgacatccacgtcattaacccgaaaccataactcctctcccGAAGTCACCTTATTTACCACTCGAAGGATGAAAGAATGTATTAGGaccccactaaatcgactatccttcaactCTAGGAAGTGTTCGAAACATGTACGCtgaaatatttgtaattgtctctctgttaacaatttttttatcacggctccaacatctctatatccacgtgtaataacttgagccttgaagtgtttttcgagaGGAAATTGCAGTTCATCTCTGCTTTcgtctttttttctcttttgtacagctccctgtatgaaaattaaattacaattatattaaatttttataaattttagggaataaattattcaattctatacatagaggccttattaaaaaaaaactgatatcaaattcgaattctacacgtcaagaaaccttaagatggttaaatttcaatttgatcccatatgaaaaatatcaaaaaagccctaaaatttaatagaattgcaTTCTACCCCTTGATTCCAAAAAGAGGAAACGCATGTTGGATAACTCTGGAAAACCGCAATTTGCCCCACCAAGCCAGTTCGCCCATCAACCGCGCGAATTCGTGAGTCAACCGCACGAATTCGGGGGGTTGACCGTGATTTTGCTAGCCCACAAAGTTTTCCAATTTATACTATGCCCCACCACATTATGAAAACGtgcattttcacccccaaccacacgatctcgtgtagtccacgaagtttgaaaagttcaaaacacCTCCCTGTCTACACGAATTCTGACCACATGAATTTGTGTGGTCACTACAccattcgcgtggtgactgCCGAATTCGTGTGGGCACATTTCACcttccaaacttcgtttttcaaactctatttcaacaataatcaactatacacctaatctaacataaaagccctaacataattcatcaaaatcagcaagcaatcaagcattttcttcaaaaatttcaaaccgtaaaccctaacgcaaaacacccaaatttcgcATCAAGTCGCTGAAATCGTGaaatgaaatgcataaagagatgacaagggttgttttactaGCCTTTTTGTCCATCGTCATTGCCGGAAACGTCGAAAAAATCGCCGGATGAAATCGGAGTTGCCGAGTGCGCGAAATCGtgtgttcaaaattttcagttttgtgTGTTTGGCTGTTGTGCGCGTGGTTATGGACGATTTTGAgtggaggggcattttcgtctcttcgcaattttggggcattttcgtttaatgtTAAGATTTAGGGGTAATTTCATTTTAGCCCTTAATCTTTGGGGCAATTATTTTACTTTCCCTTAGTATAATActatttaatacatattttttttggttactaTACTTGGATTCCATCTAAGTTATTCCAACTTaaattacccaaatcaaatttATGACAATTGGGATTCATCCGTTATATGGGGACAATTGGGATGAACATTCTCCGTTATGTGTCCCAAAATATATGAACATTCTCCGTTATATGGGGACAATTGGGATTCATCCATTGGCTAGTTTGAACAATTCATCACCAACAATGGGGAATTGGcattgaatttcttttcttcttttagatatattttacaAAGAAAAGATTTGTTTCAAACATAATTACCCTTGAAATAGATTCTGTAAATATCAATACTATTTCAAGTATAAACGGTTGGATTATCatgttattgtataattttaagtatgtttgATGTTCTTATGGTGAACATTCTCGTTGACTGCACCAGTTGAATTTCATTTACCAGTTACAGTCGACTAATTGTGATGACTGCTTAGTTGAAGCGGGTCAAGAATTTTCAGGTGGTATCCTacaatatgttttaaattaagaaagttTCTAcgtttttttattgtcaaatttacaaaatctgattgaaactttattttccaCAAATCCATGACCCACAAAGAACAGGGAAAGGAAAAGCAAAAAGtcatttcaaattattaacTTGAAGAAGAAGTTTGCAGGATAGCATTATCGCTCTTCTTGGTACGTGTATACTTTAGTGGAAAGATCAGCTTGAATCCGAAGAAAACAAGCTGCCCAGTCTTTAAAATCTGTGTTTGTTTCAATTGGGGTCGTAATGGACAAGCGACAGTCGAAGCATTGGGAGAGGCCATCCCCAGCTCAGAGGCATCTTGATTCTCGGTTCAATAGaatttcaattgaattaaaaagGCGAGGGCAATTTGTTCCTCGGTACAGTAGGCATTCGAAGCATTGGGAGAGGTCATCCCCAACTCAAAGGCCTCTTGATTCTCGGTTCAATAGACTTTCACTTGAATTAAAAAGGCCCTCCTCCAGTAAAGGGCAATTTGTTCCTGAGTACAATAGGCATTCGAAGCATTGGGAGAGGTCATCCCCAGCTCAATGGCATCTTGATTCTCGGTTCAATGGACtttcaattgaattgaaaagGCCCTCCTCCAGTCGAAGGCAATTTGTTCCTCGGTACAATAGGCATTCGAGGCATTGGGAGAGGTCATCCCCAACTCAAAGGCATCTTGATTCTCGGTTCAATAGACTTTCAATTGAATCAAAAAGGCCCTCCACCAGTCGAGGGCAATTTGTTCCTTGGTACAAGAGGCATTCGGACCATTGGAAGAGGTCATCCCCAGCTCAAAGGAATCTTCATTTTCGGTTCAATAGACtttcaattgaattaaaaagGCCCTCCTCCAGTCGAGGGCAATTTGTTCCTCGGTACAATAGGCATTCGGATGATTCAGAGAGACCATCACCGGCTCCAAACAATGCACTTTATATGTTGGGATCGCCAAGACATGAAGTACAAAGTACTAAGAATATTGTATACCCAGAAGGCGCAGTTTTCAGATGGCTGGCTACAGGTTTGGAAGATGATGATCAGTTTCCTTCTTCTGTATGTCTTAAGAGGATTTCTTTGGAACCCAGCCAGAAAACTGGACAAAATCCCTCCTTAGTTTTGGTGAACAGTCGTGTGGCTAAAGGTTAGTGGTCTGCCCTTTTGTTATTACTCTTAAAATCTTGTATTCATTTAACtggttgttttatttattaatttttttatctttttggttGTTAGATACGGATGAAGAGGGAGGAAGTGTATGCAGAAGGCCGTGGGAATATGTTGCAGAGAAGGTATGGCCAGATTTACTGTCTTGTTTAGAAAATATcaggaagaaaatgaagtgtCAAGACCTGGAGGAAGTCCATCCAAACTTGGTTGCGAGATTtggcaaaaatatttttcatgggTATGTTAACCAGTTTTCTATGAATAGCTAActgttttttttccttcaaaaattCCTGTTATAGTCGCCGCAAAATGGTTTGGGCATATTTCTTGATTCTTAGCAATCTGTTGAAAGCCAAGGGGAGGAGAAATCACTCTCTAAGTGCTAGTTGTACTTCTTTAAAATCCAATAATCTGATAATCAAAATGGAAACAGTTGCTTAGTCTTCAGCAGTTCATATctggaatataaaaaattaataattctgcATGGTTCGACTAGTCCAACCAAGAATTTGGTATTGAATCTGAATGGGCGCATTCCCGGCCTGTTGTTGTAGGCAAAATAATCCATGTGTTGCCTGATTATGTCTTGATTGACAGTTTATATAACATTTGTTTGAGACAAAAGAGTTCCCATTTGCTCATCCATATCTAACTGTATAAATATGTTTGCTCTTTCATTACATGTAATAGTAGTTTTCACAATGTAAAGCAAGCATCTGCCAATAACAGTTGTAGTTACAAGTGGACCAAGTTGTAATTAGTATGTTAATCTTCTTGATTCAGGAGTGCTGTAAGGTGGTTCGACAAATTCAGAAAAGCTCAGTCTTCTGAGACCACTCTGGGAAAATTCACTAAATTTTTTCACGCAAATGTTCCTACATCATACACTGAAAAACTTGTAAGGGAAGCTGTGCCAAAACTTGGACTTGATTTTATAGAGAAGAAGGATATATACCAAGTCAGGGTAATCACCTTTTCTGAGCTCAATATGATCAAGCTTTTTGTACTTTTGATTTAGTCAGATGCTGAGGTAATAACCTTTTTCTGTTTGCAGTTATATGACAGCACACAAGAAGATTCAATTATATCATGCAAATGTACTTTAAACAATGATAAAAAACTTGAGCTCTATAAGGCAAGCTCTCTGCTTCTAACTTTTTCTTCAATCAAATATTTGTGTGCTGATATAGatggaatttgaatttaaattataagcaTTTCTTCCTGTAGATCAAACTAATTAACCGAATTCGTCACATGGTCGTAAATATATCATGCCTTGATAAGGATGTTGATTTAAGGTTGATGCTTAGTGGCAAGAGGATGTTAACAGCATTGACTGTAAGTTATCTGCAACCATGCTTATTAAAATGCCTCAATTTGATCAATTTAGATCACCTCACTATTGTTTATTCATTTCTGTTTTCCTTTTGTCTGATCATTTCTGACTAGCACCTTttccatttaattaataataataataataataataatagcacCAATAAAGACAACACTGTCCTTGAATATTAGACATGATTGATAACTAATAATTAttctcaaaaaaagaaaaaaattataatacatttACTAAATGGACTTTTCTATAAGTAAGTTGGCACTATGTAATTTGAAAGAGCCTCAATCTAAAGAAGACTGCAATAAGGGTATAACTATTATCTAAGCATTTGTTCAAACTAAGAATTTCCCATATCTTAGAGCTTCTAGATGGATACAAATTACCTCGAGAATGAGTTATATGTTCAAACTAATTGTATGCATTTGTTCAGGATAATGTAATGGAGAGGATTAGCAATCTGATTAATTCAGCAGTTGTGGATCCGGAGAAGAAGGGTGGATTCAGATGGCCCCAGACAGCGTTTTCTCAGAGTAGTAGATACAGGGTTGTTGCAATTTGGCACACAATATCTGAAGTTTATGAAACCACATCGTTGATGCTCGAGGTAAGAAGTGCTCATCGATATATGTTTGACACTGCAACTGAGGAAGCAACAAGGGAGGTTTCTCTGAAATTTAAGGGCATAATTTCAGAATTACTGGTAAGTCTCTATCTAGATTGTCCAAATATTATCATAGATATATCCTTCACTTACCTGTTTACTCTAGACAAATGACTCTTCTTAAACCTGTTTATACCATTGAGAGAAAAATGACCCATTTTAATGATACCGATTCAAGTATATAGTAGCCTTTCAACTGGTTGCTTAGCTCAGAAGAACAGAGATCAGAAAATCAACACCACAATGATCCttcaaatatgaattttgtGCAATGAGtgtatatttacatttttaactattattatGAAGATCAAACATGTTTCCATTATTAtgatttgttattttcaatttgCAGGCTCAAAAGCAGGAAAGCTATTCAATCTATTATATGTTTAAGGACAGCTTAGAGATGATATGGGAACATTTCCTGTGTTGTGAGCACTTCTTGACAACTGATTCTATCGAAGAAGTGGGTGGACAGAAATATTAGGAAAAATTGGTACCAAAAAAGATACATCGAGTAAAGGTTAAAAGAGATGAAGATTGCTTGATCAATGAGGATGGCCGTGCCAAATATTAGATGCTTTATGCTTTCTACTTCCACCTAGCCTATGTAAACAACCTAGATAATGTAGATATCAACCTGGACAGTTGATCTTGCTAGGGTTACTATAATGCATAGTTATGGGTAGCCAATGATGCACACTATATATCCGACGATATAATCTCATATTgatagaaaatgatatatataattaagtatattaaattaatataaaacaatagatgtattatataatatgatacatattatataatataatacatactactgttattttatgattttgaatatGTTCGATATTTTTATAGTGTAAATTCTAGTTGATTTCAAAATGTGACCTTGACTcctatttttctaaaaaatagtttattttgtttaaatttaatggggataatgtattaataaaatggTTGATGAATTTAAAGATTGAATCATTGATATTtctaaaatctaaatatattaaacatgcCAATTTTATgtaagattaaaataaatattacatatattaacCATAAATCAGCGTTTCTAAAACCAAATCGATCATTAAATTGATTATCTCActtatttatgatatgataaattcaattagataattaattaatttaattgattatcaaattattatatatttattaaataatattaaatatttatcatattttttaaatataaaatatgttaaacatattgaatataatttaaaatatgttaattagaTAATTGACATTCAATtacatagataaataaaaaaattaattacaaattattgattttaaataattttttcgaTTTAATTGAGTTATTGAGTTTgatcatattttaaataaaccaatatttatatatagatcgAATGAAATTGTAAAACCAGATCGAAGTATAAAGTGATTTACGATTTAATCAATCTAACTAAATGATCTgacctaattttaaaaacattgtaaTAAGtacatacataatttatttttatgtgtataacattttttttaaaaaaaaaacttcaaatttatgattctcACATTAGAGGGACGTTTGGTTTGtagaatgttttattactaaaattataatattatcttaaagattattgagtataaattattactatatttgataaaatttgataaaatggatagataaaaataattattgtgtttgactagagataataaaataatactaatatattatttatttaaatatctttgagtataattattttaaaatattttttaatgttatttgtatattaattaaaaataaaattatttttatccaaaaaattaacaaatataaatatagttataataaaataaatattatcttaataatattttaatatctaaggtagAAATAGTAACTTTTTATATAacctattatattattattaataataaaatattattaaaatattttattatttataaattaaataaagtaacataaatattaaaaaataaacaatcaaagctaatttttaatacattctAACCAGACGCTTTCTAAATGCATCCCTGGATTATGACGCAGAAAGTATACTGGCAGGGTAATACACGTGTCGTTTTGAAAGCATAGAAGGATAAAAAGTCTGTTTTCTTCGCCGTTTTTGTGTGTAGTCTCTCTTTTATCATCGCCTTCGAATCAAAGGGGTTGGAATCTTGTCAAATGATTCTTACTTCCCTTCTCTGATCATCGCCTTCGAATGAAAGGGGTTGGAATCTTGTCAAATGATTCTTACATCCCTTCTCTGATCCAAAATCCCCACTTTTTACAACTTCTAAAACACGGGTTACTTTTTCTCTTCCATAACTTCCTCTATTTAATTCTCGCCATCATCCTCTTCAAAACATGACAAAAACGCTCCTCCATTTCTCTTCTCCAGGTATCCACAGCTCTCTCCTTATGGTTATGTTGAATACTATTCATACATAATGTTTACAGGTTTTGAGTTTGGAAATGTTTGTTTACTAAATCAAACTAAGTTATTCTATTGTTTCATAGGTTTATGTCAGGAATTGGGTATTTGTTTATCTGAAGAAATGTGATTGCTTTCCGCcagattttgttgaaattaatttttctttttggtcaGGCATTAAGGTTGTGCATACTTGCTGTTGCTCTGATGGCTTATATTCCACCACAGAAGCGACATTCAATGGCTTTGGAGAGGCCATTTGTAACTCCTGCAGAGGGGCTTCTTCCTCAATTCAAGACATATGCGGACTTGCAACATTTGATGAGTTCGAGGAGGCCATCGCCAATTCCTGAGCTGTTCAGTCCTCGGTTCAATAAGTATTTGAACGTGAGACCTTATAAACCAAAAGTGGACAGGAGTGGACTGATTATGTATGGAGACAATGCCATTACTGTGTGGTGTGCTGTTGGTTTGGATAGAAACAACCAGTTTCCTTCTTCTCTGCACCTTGAACCTGTTTCGGTTGAACCCATTGAGAGGAAAACAGGAGAAAAGCCCTTAGTTTTAGTGAATACTCAACTGGGTAAAGGTTAGTGGTCTTCTTTTTTGGTATTGTCTTGGTATGTTATTGTTGTTCTTGAATTATGGAAAGGTGTTCAACTTGGTACTTGGGTAGTATTGACGTTTTTGGCTTTGGTTGGCAGAAAATGATGAAAGGAGAGGGAATGCGCTGAAACGCCCGTGGGAATTTTTGGCTGAGACTGTATGGCCAGATTTACTGAGTTCTTTCAAGTTTGTGAGGAACGAAATGAAGTGCCAAAAGTATGAGGAAGTAAAGCCAATGTTGGTAGCTAGATTTGGGAAAATTCTTTATAATGGGTATGTGATCCACTTTGCTAGATTACAGTTTAGGAATGTTGCTTaccatataattataatactaTCGTACTAAATATATTTACTCTTTCCCACATATTCTAATCTCCTGTTAGTTTGGTAATGTGAAGCAAACATATGTGATTAAgcttttatttgttatttggcTAAGCAATAACTATATTATAAGAATTCTTCATGCAGGAGCAATTCAATGAACTTAGAAAATATAAGAGGAGATCGAGTTTCTGAAGCCACTTTGAAACAATTGAAGAGATTGTTTCACACAAATGTTCCTAATACATACATGGAAAATATTATGAATGTCGTTGTGCCTAAGATTGGAGTTGATTTTGAAGAGGAGAA belongs to Mangifera indica cultivar Alphonso chromosome 2, CATAS_Mindica_2.1, whole genome shotgun sequence and includes:
- the LOC123201709 gene encoding uncharacterized protein LOC123201709, giving the protein MAYIPPQKRHSMALERPFVTPAEGLLPQFKTYADLQHLMSSRRPSPIPELFSPRFNKYLNVRPYKPKVDRSGLIMYGDNAITVWCAVGLDRNNQFPSSLHLEPVSVEPIERKTGEKPLVLVNTQLGKENDERRGNALKRPWEFLAETVWPDLLSSFKFVRNEMKCQKYEEVKPMLVARFGKILYNGSNSMNLENIRGDRVSEATLKQLKRLFHTNVPNTYMENIMNVVVPKIGVDFEEEKDIYHLKLSDIRRPDSTISCKCIINEDKMLEMYKVELNQVRHLVVDVSCLEKDLDLRLMLSTKRILTALSDEEVHSIRNLINSAVLDPEVKGGLRWPMGLGYYGNRYRVIGVWHTKVKSYKSPSLRLKVRYADRSDFKSGTGEATMEITLQLKRLVSEMQEDKLEYGSIYDMFQDTIRLIWDNFLCCDQFLT
- the LOC123208378 gene encoding uncharacterized protein LOC123208378 — translated: MDKRQSKHWERPSPAQRHLDSRFNRISIELKRRGQFVPRYSRHSKHWERSSPTQRPLDSRFNRLSLELKRPSSSKGQFVPEYNRHSKHWERSSPAQWHLDSRFNGLSIELKRPSSSRRQFVPRYNRHSRHWERSSPTQRHLDSRFNRLSIESKRPSTSRGQFVPWYKRHSDHWKRSSPAQRNLHFRFNRLSIELKRPSSSRGQFVPRYNRHSDDSERPSPAPNNALYMLGSPRHEVQSTKNIVYPEGAVFRWLATGLEDDDQFPSSVCLKRISLEPSQKTGQNPSLVLVNSRVAKDTDEEGGSVCRRPWEYVAEKVWPDLLSCLENIRKKMKCQDLEEVHPNLVARFGKNIFHGSAVRWFDKFRKAQSSETTLGKFTKFFHANVPTSYTEKLVREAVPKLGLDFIEKKDIYQVRLYDSTQEDSIISCKCTLNNDKKLELYKIKLINRIRHMVVNISCLDKDVDLRLMLSGKRMLTALTDNVMERISNLINSAVVDPEKKGGFRWPQTAFSQSSRYRVVAIWHTISEVYETTSLMLEVRSAHRYMFDTATEEATREVSLKFKGIISELLAQKQESYSIYYMFKDSLEMIWEHFLCCEHFLTTDSIEEVGGQKY